One genomic window of Pecten maximus chromosome 3, xPecMax1.1, whole genome shotgun sequence includes the following:
- the LOC117322770 gene encoding lactadherin-like, giving the protein MMRCPYISVSIACTDYLVSGPDGRGTEGIANDQISASSFLHIGLEPWKSRLNATVESNARYYGGWMPTSTDNSPYIQAEFGDVCEIREVATLGRYDVENWVEAYTVSYSINGSSWVTVSNSSGPLIFPANTNSSEVVVLNSLSPPFSAKYVRLYPKQWTNGLALRFDLVGCCNSTGIPNSAPTDCSSALATKSYGVRNSQITASSFYESPAIDEGYEPWAGRLEANTERCNSYWAVSNTTDAYVQVDFRRITNIYCIVTMGHLVWYVESYNVLYSMDGSTWYTVLDVFGNVKLFAGNDGPGDSMTTRCLPEPLVARYVRIKILSFNNALLLKFDFIGCNATNDVLDTADDHYEGQYCLNYLSSGNNPVWDESFTASSFFTIFNTEPWMARLTSKFGWAPVSLGFGEYIQVMFTFYME; this is encoded by the exons ATGATGCGATGTCCATACATTTCAGTATCCATAGCATGCACTGACTATTTAGTAAGTGGACCTGATGGCAGAGGAACAGAAGGTATAGCAAACGATCAAATATCGGCGTCTAGCTTCCTTCACATAGGCTTAGAGCCATGGAAATCACGACTGAACGCTACCGTTGAGAGTAATGCAAGGTATTATGGAGGATGGATGCCTACCTCAACGGACAATAGTCCCTACATCCAG GCTGAATTTGGAGACGTATGCGAAATTCGTGAAGTAGCGACGCTTGGGCGTTACGATGTCGAGAATTGGGTTGAGGCGTATACTGTTTCTTACAGCATTAATGGTAGTTCCTGGGTCACTGTGAGCAATAGCTCTGGACCATTG ATATTTCCAGCCAATACGAATTCGTCGGAAGTTGTTGTCCTGAACAGCTTATCGCCGCCTTTCAGTGCAAAATATGTACGATTATATCCAAAGCAATGGACAAATGGACTAGCTCTTCGTTTTGATCTCGTGGGATGTTGTAACTCCACTG GTATCCCTAATAGTGCCC CCACTGATTGCAGCAGCGCACTTGCCACCAAGTCATACGGAGTACGAAATTCACAGATAACTGCGTCTAGCTTCTATGAATCTCCCGCTATTGATGAAGGTTATGAACCATGGGCAGGACGTCTAGAGGCCAATACAGAGAGGTGCAACTCATATTGGGCGGTGTCAAACACAACTGACGCATATGTACAG GTTGACTTTCGTCGTATCACGAACATCTATTGTATCGTGACCATGGGACACCTGGTTTGGTATGTAGAGTCCTACAATGTACTATACAGCATGGACGGATCCACATGGTACACAGTACTTGACGTGTTCGGCAATGTTAAG TTATTTGCTGGAAATGATGGTCCTGGGGACTCCATGACTACAAGATGTCTACCGGAGCCTTTGGTAGCCAGATACGTCCGGATTAAGATACTCTCTTTTAACAACGCATTATTGCTAAAGTTCGATTTCATTGGATGCAACGCTACAA ATGACGTACTGGACACCGCTGATGATCACTACG AAGGACAATATTGTCTGAATTACCTGAGTAGTGGAAACAATCCAGTGTGGGACGAGAGTTTCACGGCTTCCTCGTTCTTTACGATATTTAACACCGAGCCATGGATGGCGCGCCTCACTTCTAAATTTGGCTGGGCTCCAGTGAGTCTTGGATTCGGCGAATACATTCAGGTGATGTTCACTTTTTATATGGAATAG